The following are from one region of the Salvia hispanica cultivar TCC Black 2014 chromosome 1, UniMelb_Shisp_WGS_1.0, whole genome shotgun sequence genome:
- the LOC125189063 gene encoding glutathione S-transferase T2-like: protein MVLVSAWCFFSTNAIVGTNQTNFHLWYNVTDLYEQTRKENPTMGQPRSMESLRQHYKRINANVSKWIGAYKHAHDRATSGQSKEDIEKTAQQLYGKNKFTHHKVFEEVMRYNPKWELKLNSTGSTRFQPDEDSLEESRGSSKRSRTSEEGGPQIDSTPESRSSTLQRPIGRDQAKAKAKRKGKEVATPSYTIPNDFTAALREMRVTRERECDIQERKIKAAILTPLMARRDLTPEEEDLKRALIAELFGK from the coding sequence ATGGTATTAGTGTCTGCTTGGTGTTTCTTCAGCACAAATGCAATTGTTGGCACCAACCAAACTAATTTCCATTTGTGGTACAATGTTACTGATCTGTATGAgcaaacaagaaaagaaaatccaaCAATGGGCCAACCAAGAAGTATGGAGTCATTGAGACAACACTACAAACGAATCAATGCAAATGTCTCAAAGTGGATTGGTGCATACAAACATGCGCATGATCGAGCTACGAGTGGCCAGTCTAAAGAGGACATTGAGAAAACCGCTCAACAACTGTATGGTAAGAACAAGTTTACTCACCATAAGGTTTTTGAGGAGGTGATGAGATACAATCCCAAGtgggaattgaaattgaatagcACTGGTTCAACGCGTTTCCAGCCAGATGAAGATAGTCTTGAAGAAAGTCGTGGGAGCTCAAAAAGGTCGAGGACTAGTGAAGAAGGAGGACCTCAAATCGACTCCACTCCTGAGAGTCGTTCTTCTACATTGCAACGTCCTATTGGGAGAGATCAGGCTAAAGCTAAGGCTAAAAGAAAAGGCAAAGAAGTTGCAACACCATCATATACAATTCCTAATGATTTCACTGCAGCACTGCGTGAAATGAGAGTCACACGTGAAAGGGAATGTGATATTCAGGAACGGAAGATCAAGGCAGCTATCCTTACTCCGTTGATGGCTAGGAGGGACTTAACtccagaagaagaagatctGAAACGCGCTCTAATAGCAGAATTGTTTGGGAAGTGA